The Mesorhizobium sp. NBSH29 genome has a segment encoding these proteins:
- a CDS encoding MBL fold metallo-hydrolase, with the protein MKDETFQIRFWGTRGSVPVSGPQYARFGGNTACIQVQCGPHTLFFDAGSGIRPAGETLGPTVDEFDVFFTHSHYDHMIGLPFFYPFYNPRTKVRLWSGHLSGWLTTAEMLHEFMRPPWFPVRLDICKANLECRDFASGDVLQPREGVVIRTGSLNHPGGCIGYRIEWDGRAMAIITDTEHDPAGKLDANILALIEGVDLVVYDCTYTEDEMVKRRGYGHSTWQQGVKLCKAAGATRLALFHHDPARTDDQLDAIEREAALALSGSFAARDDQVVDIEPSAKS; encoded by the coding sequence ATGAAGGACGAGACGTTCCAGATCCGGTTCTGGGGCACGCGAGGTAGCGTACCGGTTTCCGGACCTCAATATGCGCGCTTCGGTGGCAACACCGCCTGCATCCAGGTCCAGTGCGGCCCGCACACGCTGTTCTTCGACGCCGGCTCCGGCATTCGTCCCGCAGGCGAGACATTGGGGCCCACTGTCGATGAGTTCGACGTGTTCTTCACCCACTCCCACTACGACCACATGATCGGCCTGCCATTCTTCTATCCCTTCTACAATCCAAGGACGAAGGTCCGGCTGTGGTCCGGCCATCTCTCTGGCTGGCTGACGACCGCTGAAATGCTGCATGAATTCATGCGCCCGCCATGGTTTCCGGTTCGTCTCGACATCTGCAAGGCCAATCTCGAATGCCGTGATTTCGCTTCAGGCGATGTGCTGCAGCCGCGCGAGGGCGTGGTGATCCGCACCGGAAGCCTGAACCATCCGGGTGGCTGCATCGGCTACCGGATCGAGTGGGATGGCCGCGCCATGGCCATCATCACCGACACCGAACATGATCCTGCCGGCAAGCTTGACGCAAACATTCTGGCTCTGATTGAAGGCGTCGACCTCGTCGTTTACGATTGCACCTACACCGAAGACGAGATGGTCAAAAGGCGCGGCTACGGCCATTCCACCTGGCAGCAGGGCGTCAAGTTATGCAAGGCAGCCGGTGCAACTCGGCTGGCGCTCTTCCACCACGACCCGGCCCGCACCGACGATCAGCTCGACGCCATCGAGCGTGAGGCAGCACTAGCCCTTTCCGGGTCCTTCGCTGCGCGTGACGATCAGGTCGTGGACATCGAGCCTTCAGCCAAGAGCTGA
- a CDS encoding polysaccharide deacetylase family protein codes for MTDMRLWSPLVDALGRWERAGRVAPFWLRDDDAVEPTAALDRLLRLSNMYAVPLSLAVIPAHAGKALAGRLADEPRVRVSVHGWAHENHAPAGSKKQELGLHRRTDLVLDELGRGRLVLAELFGQHCLPVLVPPWNRIDDDLIEALPALGFVALSVYGPAKPAALPVINTNVDVMDWHGTRGCRDHAALVADIVAQLDRSFAGGDAVGLLTHHLVHDEAAWTFIDRLFAITSQSRAAVWTELGALVKNARR; via the coding sequence ATGACGGATATGAGGCTGTGGTCACCGCTGGTGGATGCGCTTGGACGCTGGGAGCGGGCCGGCCGGGTCGCACCGTTCTGGTTGCGCGACGATGATGCGGTGGAGCCGACCGCGGCGCTTGATCGTCTGCTGAGGCTGTCAAACATGTATGCGGTACCGCTGAGCCTTGCGGTTATTCCCGCGCACGCCGGAAAAGCCCTGGCTGGGCGGCTCGCAGATGAACCTCGGGTTCGCGTTTCGGTGCATGGCTGGGCGCATGAAAACCACGCGCCGGCTGGCAGCAAAAAACAGGAACTCGGCCTGCATCGCCGCACAGACCTCGTGCTGGACGAGCTTGGACGTGGTCGGCTGGTGCTCGCCGAATTGTTCGGGCAGCACTGTTTGCCGGTATTGGTGCCGCCGTGGAACCGGATTGATGATGATCTCATCGAAGCGCTGCCAGCGCTCGGCTTTGTGGCGCTTTCCGTCTATGGGCCGGCGAAACCTGCGGCGCTTCCGGTCATCAACACGAATGTGGATGTGATGGACTGGCATGGCACGCGCGGCTGCCGCGACCATGCCGCGCTGGTGGCTGATATCGTGGCGCAGCTGGACCGCTCTTTTGCAGGCGGCGATGCGGTGGGGCTGCTGACCCATCACCTGGTGCATGACGAGGCGGCATGGACGTTCATCGATCGGCTTTTCGCGATAACCAGCCAGAGCCGCGCGGCTGTATGGACCGAACTCGGCGCGCTGGTAAAAAACGCGCGCCGGTGA
- a CDS encoding glycosyltransferase family 4 protein — protein sequence MHIAFYAPLKSPEHPVPSGDRLMARQLVKALTLSGHSVELVSEMRVFLPNPDDTQSYDAVLATARAETVRIAALPKKPDLWFTYHPYYKSPDLLGPAMAAHFGIPYVTAEASYSPRRSSGIWAETQQRVADAVAGAAINLCFTVRDRAGLLNALPAAKLEMLAPFIDTAPFTEVASGTHLITLAMMRSGDKLASFVMLARALEHLGDREWTLNVIGDGPARGAVDDAFAHLPAHRITWLGEAAPDTVPKLLAEGGIYVWPGCGEAYGLAYLEAQAAGLPVIAQNTAGVPDVVCDGVTGILTPEGDVPAFAGAIAALLDDVERRNVMGAAARRFVTAERSLGAAAWRIDDLLGGLR from the coding sequence ATGCATATCGCTTTCTACGCACCGCTGAAATCGCCTGAGCATCCGGTACCCTCGGGTGACCGGTTGATGGCGCGGCAGTTGGTCAAAGCCCTGACGCTTTCCGGCCATTCTGTGGAGCTGGTATCGGAAATGCGGGTGTTTCTGCCTAACCCGGATGACACGCAGAGCTACGATGCTGTTCTCGCGACAGCGCGCGCCGAGACAGTGCGGATAGCGGCGTTGCCGAAAAAGCCCGATCTCTGGTTCACCTACCATCCCTACTACAAGTCGCCGGACCTTCTGGGACCGGCAATGGCTGCGCACTTCGGCATCCCCTATGTCACAGCGGAGGCTTCCTATTCGCCGCGCCGTAGCAGCGGCATCTGGGCTGAGACGCAGCAGCGCGTGGCCGATGCCGTGGCTGGTGCGGCGATCAATTTGTGTTTTACCGTGCGCGACCGGGCAGGGCTCTTGAATGCTCTGCCGGCTGCGAAACTGGAGATGCTGGCACCTTTCATCGATACGGCGCCGTTCACGGAAGTGGCCTCTGGCACACATCTGATCACGCTGGCGATGATGCGATCCGGCGACAAGCTGGCAAGTTTCGTCATGCTTGCACGCGCGCTGGAACATCTTGGCGACCGGGAATGGACGCTGAATGTGATCGGTGACGGACCGGCGCGGGGGGCGGTAGATGATGCTTTTGCGCATCTGCCTGCCCATCGCATCACATGGCTTGGCGAGGCCGCGCCTGACACTGTGCCAAAACTGCTGGCTGAGGGCGGCATCTATGTCTGGCCGGGATGTGGGGAAGCCTACGGCCTCGCCTATCTCGAAGCGCAGGCTGCCGGCCTGCCGGTCATCGCGCAGAATACCGCTGGCGTGCCGGACGTCGTGTGCGACGGGGTTACCGGAATTTTGACGCCAGAGGGCGACGTGCCAGCCTTTGCGGGCGCAATTGCAGCGCTGCTGGATGATGTTGAACGTAGAAATGTCATGGGCGCTGCGGCACGGCGGTTTGTGACGGCGGAGCGTTCGCTGGGAGCGGCAGCATGGCGGATTGATGATCTTCTTGGCGGGTTGCGATGA
- a CDS encoding cyclic nucleotide-binding domain-containing protein, translated as MLLKDEVGMLKRVPLFSGVEPAKLKLLAFTSDRVSYSAGQILFRQGDEGDAAYVILSGTADILVESDGGEIKVAELEPNSIVGEIAILCDVSRTATVRAAVPLEALRIRKDHFLRLLTEFPEMTVEIVKVLANRLSTTTAELIDARSNKH; from the coding sequence ATGCTCCTCAAAGATGAAGTGGGAATGCTGAAGCGGGTGCCGCTGTTTTCGGGCGTCGAGCCTGCAAAGCTCAAGCTGCTCGCCTTTACCTCCGACCGCGTCAGCTATAGCGCCGGCCAGATCCTGTTCCGTCAGGGCGATGAGGGCGACGCAGCCTATGTCATCCTTTCGGGCACCGCCGACATCCTGGTCGAGTCCGATGGCGGCGAGATCAAGGTCGCCGAACTGGAGCCCAACTCAATCGTCGGCGAAATCGCCATCCTCTGCGACGTATCACGTACCGCGACAGTCCGCGCCGCCGTTCCGCTGGAAGCTCTGCGCATTCGCAAAGACCATTTCCTCCGGCTATTGACCGAATTTCCCGAGATGACCGTTGAGATCGTGAAAGTCTTGGCCAACCGGCTGAGTACCACCACGGCCGAACTTATCGACGCGCGCAGCAACAAGCATTGA